From a region of the Bradyrhizobium diazoefficiens genome:
- a CDS encoding 3-oxoacyl-ACP reductase family protein: MSDSLKGRTALVTGGSRGIGAAVCRVLAEAGATVAINCREQIARAEQLAGEIGKQGGRAIVVAADVSLADAVAEMVERVTTGLGPIDILVNNAGVAITRGIDDLTEDDFDRTILVNLKSAFLCTQAVLPSMRARKWGRIVNISSGAARGAGSIGPHYNASKAGMEGLTRGYAARLVKEGITVNAVAPSLIETDMMSGQPQLVSRIPLGRFGTAEEVAKAVMLLVDNAYMTGQTIALSGGMAFN, encoded by the coding sequence ATGTCAGACAGTCTCAAAGGACGTACGGCGCTGGTGACCGGCGGCTCGCGCGGCATTGGCGCTGCCGTTTGCCGCGTGCTGGCCGAGGCCGGTGCGACCGTCGCGATCAACTGCCGCGAGCAGATCGCACGGGCCGAGCAATTGGCGGGCGAGATCGGCAAGCAGGGCGGCCGGGCCATCGTCGTCGCCGCCGACGTCTCGCTGGCCGACGCCGTGGCCGAAATGGTCGAGCGCGTCACGACCGGGCTCGGACCGATCGACATCCTCGTCAACAATGCCGGTGTCGCCATCACGCGCGGTATCGACGATCTTACCGAGGACGATTTCGACCGCACCATCCTGGTCAATCTGAAATCCGCATTCCTGTGCACGCAAGCGGTGCTGCCGTCGATGCGCGCAAGGAAATGGGGCCGCATCGTCAATATCTCGTCAGGCGCCGCACGCGGCGCCGGCTCGATCGGTCCGCACTACAATGCATCCAAGGCCGGCATGGAGGGGCTCACGCGAGGCTATGCGGCACGGCTCGTGAAGGAGGGCATCACCGTCAACGCGGTGGCGCCATCGCTGATCGAGACCGACATGATGAGCGGCCAGCCCCAACTCGTCAGCCGCATCCCGCTCGGCCGCTTCGGCACGGCCGAGGAAGTGGCGAAGGCCGTGATGCTGCTGGTCGACAATGCCTACATGACAGGGCAGACGATCGCGCTCAGCGGCGGGATGGCGTTTAATTAG
- the phnH gene encoding phosphonate C-P lyase system protein PhnH: MTTIAELPPGFADKVLSAQSTFRSVMDAMARPGSVQRIVPMAGTAGPMTRGTAAIALTLFDHDTPLWLDARMAESPTVVKWLKFHTGAPVVQDSSIASFALISDGAALPPLERFALGTSEYPDRSTTVILQVDSLDAGRSFELRGPGIDGAAALQASIRPDDLFERLQFNEALFPRGIDVVLVADDAVVAIPRTTRVVNRES; the protein is encoded by the coding sequence ATGACCACGATTGCGGAACTGCCGCCCGGTTTCGCCGACAAGGTCTTGTCGGCGCAATCGACCTTTCGCTCGGTGATGGACGCGATGGCGCGGCCCGGCTCGGTCCAGCGCATCGTGCCGATGGCGGGAACGGCTGGCCCGATGACGCGCGGCACCGCCGCGATCGCGCTGACGCTGTTCGACCACGACACGCCGCTCTGGCTGGATGCGCGGATGGCGGAAAGCCCGACCGTGGTGAAATGGCTGAAGTTCCACACCGGCGCACCGGTGGTGCAGGATTCCTCCATCGCGAGCTTCGCGCTGATCAGCGACGGCGCGGCGCTTCCGCCGCTCGAACGTTTTGCGCTCGGGACCAGCGAATACCCGGATCGTTCGACCACGGTCATCCTTCAGGTCGATAGCCTCGATGCAGGGCGCAGCTTCGAGCTGCGCGGTCCGGGCATCGACGGCGCCGCCGCGCTCCAGGCTTCGATCAGGCCTGACGACCTGTTCGAGCGCCTGCAGTTCAACGAGGCGCTGTTTCCGCGCGGCATCGATGTGGTGCTGGTCGCCGATGACGCCGTGGTCGCGATCCCGCGCACCACGCGCGTCGTGAACAGGGAAAGCTGA
- the phnE gene encoding phosphonate ABC transporter, permease protein PhnE: protein MTIAVSILPDQQLAALNAAYAKAVARKRLRLLAGVALFVAALLVASIGAEVNLRTFFTYFGNFVSYFDRILTLDSGQRVWSDVGEWFWGWHKWLKLLGETLLISYVGTLTGAVLAFLLNFFAAENTSPAPWLRFTVRRLLEFARTVPGIVFALIFVIAFGLGPMAGVLAIAIHSTGALGKLFSEIVENADMKPVEGIRSTGASWLSCMRFAVVPQVTAGYASYALLRFEINVREASVMGFVGAGGIGQELIVAIRKFYYSDVSAILVTIIVTVFLIDIATGWIRGRLFGKEGRA from the coding sequence ATGACAATTGCGGTTTCGATCCTTCCCGACCAGCAGCTCGCCGCATTGAACGCCGCCTATGCCAAGGCGGTCGCGCGCAAGCGCCTGCGGCTGCTGGCAGGCGTCGCCCTGTTCGTCGCAGCGCTGCTCGTGGCCTCGATCGGCGCCGAGGTGAATTTGCGCACCTTCTTCACCTATTTCGGCAATTTCGTCAGCTATTTCGATCGTATCCTCACCCTCGACAGCGGTCAGAGAGTCTGGAGCGATGTCGGTGAGTGGTTCTGGGGCTGGCACAAATGGCTGAAGCTGCTCGGCGAGACGCTGCTGATCAGTTATGTCGGCACGCTGACCGGTGCCGTCCTCGCCTTCCTGCTCAATTTCTTCGCGGCTGAAAACACCTCGCCCGCGCCCTGGCTGCGCTTCACGGTGCGGCGCCTGCTGGAATTCGCCCGCACTGTGCCCGGTATTGTCTTCGCGCTGATCTTCGTCATCGCCTTTGGCCTCGGACCGATGGCCGGCGTGCTTGCGATCGCGATCCACTCGACCGGCGCGCTCGGAAAACTGTTCTCGGAGATCGTGGAGAACGCCGACATGAAGCCGGTCGAAGGCATCCGTTCCACCGGTGCGAGCTGGCTGTCCTGCATGCGCTTCGCCGTGGTGCCGCAGGTGACTGCGGGTTACGCCAGCTATGCGCTGCTGCGCTTCGAGATCAACGTCCGCGAAGCTTCCGTGATGGGCTTCGTCGGCGCGGGCGGCATCGGCCAGGAACTCATCGTCGCGATCCGCAAGTTCTATTATTCCGACGTCAGTGCGATCCTCGTGACGATCATCGTGACGGTTTTTCTGATCGACATCGCAACCGGCTGGATACGCGGGCGCCTGTTCGGCAAGGAGGGGCGTGCGTGA
- the phnF gene encoding phosphonate metabolism transcriptional regulator PhnF: MSMQDTASSGVALWRLVADGIERGIADGRFAAGDKLPGEMEIAETYRVNRHTVRRALAALAERGLVRAERGSGTYVEAQKLAYPLRSRTRFSEIVGAGGREPRGQLIEASDDLATRELARELGLKAGAPLVRIEAIRLADRTPICVSTTWMSAELFPGAGAVFAATRSMTKLLEHYGVCDYRRGATRITAGIVDATDAARLDLALGRPILVVDATDHDLEGRPLMTKHSRFAAERVEFLVES, from the coding sequence ATGAGCATGCAGGACACCGCCTCCTCCGGCGTCGCGCTGTGGCGTCTCGTTGCCGACGGCATCGAGCGTGGCATTGCCGACGGCCGCTTTGCGGCCGGCGACAAATTGCCGGGCGAGATGGAGATCGCCGAAACCTATCGCGTGAACCGCCACACCGTGCGGCGCGCGCTGGCAGCGCTTGCCGAACGCGGTCTCGTACGCGCCGAGCGCGGCAGTGGAACCTATGTCGAAGCGCAGAAGCTCGCCTATCCGCTGCGCTCGCGCACCCGCTTCTCAGAGATCGTCGGCGCCGGCGGCCGCGAGCCGCGCGGACAGTTGATCGAGGCCTCCGACGATCTCGCAACCCGCGAGCTGGCGCGCGAGCTGGGCTTGAAGGCCGGCGCGCCGCTGGTGCGGATCGAGGCCATCCGCCTCGCCGATCGCACGCCGATCTGCGTCTCCACCACCTGGATGTCGGCGGAGCTGTTTCCCGGTGCCGGGGCCGTGTTCGCGGCGACACGCTCCATGACAAAGCTGCTCGAACACTATGGCGTGTGCGATTATCGCCGCGGCGCGACCCGGATCACCGCCGGCATCGTGGACGCGACCGACGCGGCCCGGCTCGACCTCGCGCTGGGACGCCCGATCCTGGTGGTGGATGCAACCGATCACGATCTCGAGGGCAGGCCGCTAATGACCAAGCATTCGCGCTTCGCCGCGGAGCGGGTGGAGTTTCTGGTGGAGTCGTAG
- the phnK gene encoding phosphonate C-P lyase system protein PhnK — translation MADHPLESDQPLLIAESLSKSFGRIAACRDVSFALYPGEVLAIVGESGSGKSTLLQLLSGQLAASGGHVSYRMRDGVARDLATLGEAERRFLFRTDWGFVHQDPAQGLRMAVSAGANVGERLMAVGWNHYGRIRDTASDWLARVEIDVARIDDAPRTYSGGMRQRLQIARNLVTEPRLVFMDEPTGGLDVSVQARLLDLLRSLVAELHLAVIIVTHDLAVARLLSHRVMVMKAGRVIETGLTDQVLDDPREPYTQLLVSSILPP, via the coding sequence ATGGCTGATCACCCGCTCGAAAGTGACCAGCCGTTGCTGATCGCGGAATCTCTCAGCAAATCCTTCGGCCGCATCGCCGCGTGCCGCGACGTCTCCTTCGCGCTCTATCCCGGCGAGGTGCTGGCGATCGTCGGCGAGTCCGGGTCGGGCAAGTCGACGCTGCTTCAGCTGCTGTCGGGCCAGCTCGCAGCCAGCGGCGGACATGTGTCCTACCGGATGCGCGACGGTGTCGCCCGCGATCTCGCCACGCTCGGCGAAGCGGAACGGCGCTTCCTGTTCCGCACCGATTGGGGATTCGTGCATCAGGATCCGGCGCAGGGCCTGCGCATGGCGGTCTCGGCCGGCGCCAATGTCGGCGAACGGCTGATGGCGGTGGGCTGGAACCACTATGGCCGCATCCGCGATACCGCGTCCGACTGGCTCGCCCGCGTCGAGATCGACGTCGCGCGCATCGACGATGCACCGCGCACCTATTCCGGCGGCATGCGGCAGCGGCTCCAGATCGCGCGCAACCTCGTCACCGAGCCGCGGCTGGTGTTCATGGACGAGCCGACCGGCGGCCTCGACGTGTCCGTGCAGGCCCGCCTGCTCGACCTCCTGCGCAGCCTCGTCGCCGAATTGCATCTCGCCGTCATCATCGTCACTCACGACCTCGCGGTGGCGCGCCTGTTGTCGCACCGCGTGATGGTGATGAAGGCCGGCCGGGTCATCGAGACCGGTCTCACCGACCAGGTGCTCGACGATCCGCGCGAGCCCTATACCCAGCTCCTCGTCTCCTCGATCTTGCCGCCATGA
- the phnN gene encoding phosphonate metabolism protein/1,5-bisphosphokinase (PRPP-forming) PhnN: MSEAVTMADDQTGIGPGRLVLMVGPSGAGKDTLLRLAQAACADDRDIVFPRRIVTRESSADEDNIAVTSDEFRRAREQGDFAVHWDAHGHSYALPLDIHDDIRAGRTVVANVSRTVIGALRQAYANVVVVAVTAPLDVLAARLAARARHSDGNIVERLTRSVDDVSAHADVTILNAGSPEYHSRQLVRVIRNEDWHE; the protein is encoded by the coding sequence ATGAGCGAGGCCGTAACCATGGCGGACGATCAGACCGGGATCGGACCCGGCCGGCTCGTGCTCATGGTCGGCCCCAGCGGCGCCGGCAAGGACACGCTGCTCCGATTGGCGCAGGCGGCCTGCGCTGACGATCGCGACATTGTCTTCCCGCGCCGCATCGTGACGCGCGAATCCTCCGCCGACGAGGATAACATCGCGGTGACATCAGACGAATTTCGCCGCGCGCGCGAGCAAGGCGATTTCGCCGTGCACTGGGATGCGCACGGGCATTCCTACGCGCTGCCGCTCGACATCCACGACGATATCCGTGCCGGGCGCACGGTCGTCGCCAACGTCTCGCGCACGGTGATCGGCGCGCTACGACAAGCCTATGCCAACGTCGTGGTGGTCGCGGTCACGGCGCCACTGGACGTGTTGGCCGCGCGGCTTGCCGCGCGCGCACGGCACAGTGACGGCAACATCGTCGAACGCCTCACCCGGAGCGTGGACGACGTGTCGGCGCATGCCGATGTCACCATCCTCAACGCCGGCAGCCCGGAGTATCACAGCCGCCAGCTCGTGCGCGTGATCAGGAACGAGGATTGGCACGAATAG
- a CDS encoding alpha-D-ribose 1-methylphosphonate 5-phosphate C-P-lyase PhnJ, translating to MNAPAYNFAYLDEQTKRMIRRAILKAIAIPGYQVPFASREMPMPYGWGTGGVQVTAAILGPQDVLKVIDQGSDDTTNAISIRKFFAKTAGVATTTATIEATVIQTRHRIPEATLHEKQVLVYQVPIPEPLRFLEPRETETRRMHALAEYGLMHVKLYEDIARFGQIATAYAYPVKVNARYVMDPSPTPKFDNPKMDNCPALQLFGAGREKRIYAIPPYTKVVSLDFEDHPFEPYRFNAPCALCAAENSYLDEIVTDDKGGRMFVCSDTDYCEGRQAAGHHGSLSAAPYKEQAQGGTNG from the coding sequence ATGAACGCGCCGGCCTACAATTTCGCCTATCTCGACGAGCAGACCAAGCGCATGATCCGGCGCGCGATCCTGAAGGCGATCGCGATTCCCGGTTATCAGGTGCCATTCGCCAGCCGCGAGATGCCGATGCCCTATGGCTGGGGCACCGGCGGCGTGCAGGTCACCGCCGCGATCCTGGGGCCCCAGGACGTGCTGAAGGTGATCGACCAGGGTTCCGACGACACCACGAATGCGATCTCGATCCGCAAATTCTTCGCGAAGACCGCCGGCGTTGCCACCACGACGGCGACGATTGAAGCCACCGTGATCCAGACCCGTCACCGCATCCCGGAGGCGACGCTGCACGAGAAGCAGGTGCTGGTCTATCAAGTGCCGATCCCGGAGCCGCTGCGCTTCCTCGAGCCGCGCGAGACCGAGACGCGGCGCATGCACGCGCTCGCCGAATACGGCCTGATGCACGTGAAGCTCTACGAGGACATCGCCCGCTTCGGCCAGATCGCCACCGCCTATGCCTATCCGGTGAAGGTGAACGCGCGCTACGTGATGGATCCCTCGCCGACGCCGAAATTCGACAATCCCAAGATGGACAATTGCCCGGCGTTGCAATTGTTCGGCGCCGGCCGCGAGAAGCGCATCTACGCGATCCCGCCCTATACGAAAGTTGTGTCGCTCGATTTCGAGGATCATCCCTTCGAGCCCTACCGCTTCAACGCGCCTTGCGCGCTGTGCGCGGCCGAGAATTCCTACCTCGACGAGATCGTGACCGACGACAAGGGCGGGCGCATGTTCGTCTGCTCCGACACCGATTATTGCGAGGGCCGTCAGGCCGCCGGCCATCACGGCAGCCTCAGCGCCGCGCCGTACAAGGAGCAGGCGCAAGGAGGCACGAATGGCTGA
- a CDS encoding carbon-phosphorus lyase complex subunit PhnI: MYVAVKGGERAIENAHRLLANARRGDQSVPEITLDQISGQLGLAVDRVMSEGSLYDRELAALAIKQARGDLIEAIFLVRAFRATMPRFGASEPVDTGAMRVQRRVSSTFKDIPGGQILGPTFDYTHRLLDPSLADGFVPEAPATAEASEAPTPRVTDILGRDGLIESSPQAEDGASVGDLTREPLNFPADRDLRLQNLARGDEGFLLAMGYSTQRGYGRNHPFAGEIRFGEVEVEFFAEDAGFAVPLGAIELTECQMVNQFKGSATEAPCFTRGYGLAFGQSERKTMSMALVDRALRARELGEEAIAPAQDEEFVMSHSDNVQATGFVEHLKLPHYVDFQSELGLLRKLRQEFADANAPDAMKEAAE, from the coding sequence ATGTATGTCGCAGTCAAAGGCGGCGAACGCGCCATCGAGAACGCTCATCGCCTGCTCGCCAATGCGCGGCGCGGCGACCAGAGCGTTCCGGAGATCACGCTCGACCAGATCTCCGGGCAGCTCGGGCTTGCGGTCGACCGCGTCATGAGCGAAGGCTCGCTCTACGATCGCGAGCTCGCGGCGCTCGCGATCAAGCAGGCGCGCGGCGATCTGATCGAGGCGATCTTCCTGGTTCGCGCCTTCCGCGCCACGATGCCGCGCTTCGGTGCGAGCGAGCCGGTCGACACCGGCGCGATGCGTGTGCAGCGACGGGTGTCCTCGACGTTCAAGGACATCCCGGGCGGCCAGATCCTCGGGCCGACGTTCGACTATACCCACCGCCTGCTTGATCCCTCGCTCGCGGATGGCTTTGTGCCGGAGGCACCGGCAACGGCGGAAGCGTCCGAAGCGCCAACGCCGCGCGTGACGGACATTCTCGGTCGCGACGGGCTGATCGAATCCTCGCCGCAAGCGGAGGACGGCGCCAGCGTCGGCGATCTCACCCGCGAGCCGCTGAACTTCCCGGCGGACCGTGATCTGCGCCTGCAAAACCTTGCGCGCGGCGACGAAGGCTTCCTGCTGGCGATGGGCTATTCCACCCAGCGCGGCTATGGCCGCAACCATCCGTTCGCCGGCGAGATCCGGTTCGGCGAGGTCGAGGTGGAATTCTTCGCGGAAGATGCCGGCTTCGCCGTGCCGCTCGGCGCGATCGAACTGACCGAGTGCCAGATGGTCAACCAGTTCAAGGGCTCCGCAACCGAAGCGCCGTGCTTCACCCGCGGCTATGGCCTCGCCTTCGGTCAGAGCGAGCGCAAGACCATGTCGATGGCGCTGGTCGACCGTGCGCTGCGCGCCCGCGAGCTCGGCGAGGAGGCGATCGCCCCGGCGCAGGACGAGGAGTTCGTGATGTCGCATTCGGACAACGTCCAGGCGACCGGCTTCGTCGAGCATCTGAAGCTGCCGCATTATGTCGACTTCCAGTCCGAGCTCGGCCTGCTGCGCAAGCTGCGTCAGGAGTTCGCCGATGCCAATGCGCCTGATGCCATGAAGGAGGCCGCGGAATGA
- the phnG gene encoding phosphonate C-P lyase system protein PhnG: protein MAVLAHAEAGEIAARLRNFALPTHQDLRAPEHGLVMLRGRVGGDGAPFNLGEATVSRAAVRLGSGEVGFGYTLGRDSEKARLIALCDALVQSRDFGGVVERDVIAPLREQLTARRAQAAAETAATKVDFYTMVRGEG, encoded by the coding sequence ATGGCGGTGCTGGCGCACGCGGAGGCGGGCGAGATCGCCGCTCGCCTCCGCAACTTTGCCCTCCCGACCCATCAGGATCTGCGCGCGCCCGAGCACGGCCTCGTCATGCTGCGCGGCCGGGTCGGCGGCGACGGCGCGCCCTTCAACCTCGGCGAAGCCACGGTATCGCGCGCCGCGGTCCGGCTGGGGAGCGGCGAAGTCGGCTTCGGCTACACGCTCGGACGCGACAGTGAGAAGGCGCGGCTGATCGCGCTGTGCGATGCACTGGTGCAATCCCGCGATTTCGGCGGCGTGGTGGAGCGGGACGTGATCGCGCCGTTGCGCGAGCAGCTGACGGCCAGGCGCGCGCAGGCGGCGGCCGAGACCGCCGCAACGAAGGTTGATTTCTACACCATGGTGCGCGGCGAGGGGTGA
- the phnE gene encoding phosphonate ABC transporter, permease protein PhnE has translation MTRPPEVDTAEIRARYPDVFNRPASARLATPAMLLAALAIFLFGLVDLDFSPSRFISGLSQLGWISMMMIPPDPGSSLPLYLKALGETLSIALLGTTLAALFALPVSLLAARNVVPSSILRFPVRRFLDSIRGVDTLIWALVWINVVGLGPFAGVLAIAVSDFGGFGKLFSEAIEGADQKQVEGIRASGGSALHEIRFGLLPQVLPVIAGQVLYFIESNTRSATIIGIVGAGGIGLQLAEQIRVLEWQKVSFLILMILVAVAAIDFISGKLRFAIIGMRAVA, from the coding sequence GTGACCAGACCTCCTGAAGTCGATACGGCGGAGATTCGCGCGCGTTATCCCGATGTATTCAACCGTCCGGCGTCGGCCCGTCTGGCGACGCCGGCGATGCTCCTCGCCGCGCTGGCGATCTTCCTGTTCGGCCTCGTCGATCTCGACTTCTCGCCGTCGCGCTTCATCTCGGGCCTGAGCCAGCTCGGCTGGATCAGCATGATGATGATCCCGCCCGATCCCGGCTCCTCGCTGCCGCTCTATCTGAAGGCGCTCGGCGAGACGCTGTCGATCGCACTGCTCGGCACGACCCTGGCCGCGCTGTTCGCGCTGCCTGTCAGCCTGCTTGCCGCACGCAACGTGGTGCCATCGAGCATCCTGCGCTTTCCGGTACGTCGTTTCCTGGATTCGATCCGCGGCGTCGACACGCTGATCTGGGCGTTGGTGTGGATCAACGTGGTCGGGCTCGGCCCGTTCGCCGGCGTGCTCGCCATTGCGGTCTCGGATTTCGGCGGCTTCGGGAAACTGTTCTCGGAGGCGATCGAGGGCGCGGACCAGAAGCAGGTCGAGGGCATCCGCGCCTCCGGCGGCAGCGCGCTGCACGAGATCCGTTTTGGCCTGTTGCCGCAGGTGCTGCCCGTGATCGCGGGCCAGGTGCTCTATTTCATCGAATCCAATACGCGCTCGGCCACCATCATCGGCATTGTCGGCGCCGGCGGCATCGGCCTCCAGCTCGCCGAGCAGATCCGCGTGCTGGAATGGCAGAAGGTGTCGTTCCTGATCCTGATGATCCTGGTCGCGGTCGCCGCGATCGATTTCATCTCGGGCAAGCTGCGCTTTGCGATCATTGGAATGCGTGCTGTCGCCTGA
- a CDS encoding alpha-D-ribose 1-methylphosphonate 5-triphosphate diphosphatase, translated as MNAKSKDTVIANARIVLADRVIEQGWLALADGRIAEIGEGRAPASAEDAGGDLIMPGLIELHTDHLEAHYVPRPKVFWNPVAAVVSYDGQLATSGITTVFDSLRVWREDGAEEVDGRAGVLAAAISTARDASLLRADHFLHLRCEIPMPSVVEEARELIDRPDVKLMSLMDHTPGQRQFRDEVKLRDYYRGKGGGKTDAELDALFAKRFEYQKAYAATNMREIVALAHQYSIPLASHDDTTEENVADAVRDRVAVAEFPTTLEAARGLHQAGIDILMGAPNVVRGGSHSGNIAAVDLAREGLLDILSSDYIPSSLLMGALQLPEHVPAISLPAAIRTVTKAPADAVGLTDRGEVAIGKRADLIRVHIAGSVPVVRSVWREGSRVA; from the coding sequence ATGAACGCCAAGTCGAAGGACACTGTGATCGCCAATGCCAGGATCGTGCTGGCAGACCGGGTGATCGAGCAGGGCTGGCTTGCTCTTGCCGACGGGCGGATCGCCGAGATCGGCGAGGGCAGGGCGCCTGCGAGTGCCGAGGATGCCGGCGGCGACCTGATCATGCCGGGCCTGATCGAGCTCCACACCGACCATCTCGAAGCCCATTACGTGCCGCGGCCAAAGGTGTTCTGGAATCCGGTCGCCGCCGTCGTCTCCTATGACGGCCAGCTCGCCACCTCAGGCATCACCACCGTGTTCGACTCGCTCCGGGTCTGGCGCGAGGACGGCGCCGAGGAGGTCGACGGCCGCGCCGGCGTGCTCGCCGCCGCGATCTCGACCGCGCGCGACGCCAGCCTGCTGCGCGCCGACCACTTCCTGCATCTGCGCTGCGAAATCCCGATGCCGAGCGTGGTCGAGGAGGCCAGGGAGTTGATCGACCGGCCCGACGTCAAGCTGATGTCGCTGATGGATCACACCCCCGGCCAGCGCCAGTTCCGCGACGAGGTCAAGCTGCGTGACTATTATCGCGGCAAGGGTGGCGGCAAGACCGATGCCGAGCTCGACGCACTGTTCGCAAAACGCTTCGAGTATCAGAAGGCCTATGCCGCAACCAACATGCGCGAGATCGTGGCGCTGGCGCATCAGTACAGCATCCCGCTCGCCAGCCACGACGACACCACCGAGGAGAACGTCGCGGACGCCGTGCGCGATCGTGTTGCAGTGGCGGAATTCCCGACCACGCTGGAGGCCGCGCGCGGCCTGCACCAGGCCGGGATCGATATCCTGATGGGCGCGCCCAACGTCGTGCGCGGCGGCTCGCATTCCGGCAACATCGCCGCGGTCGATCTCGCCCGCGAAGGCCTGCTCGACATCCTGTCGTCGGACTACATCCCGTCGAGCCTGCTGATGGGCGCGCTGCAATTGCCCGAGCACGTGCCGGCGATCAGCCTTCCTGCGGCGATCCGGACCGTGACGAAGGCGCCTGCTGATGCCGTCGGCCTCACCGACCGCGGCGAGGTCGCTATCGGCAAGCGCGCCGATCTGATCCGCGTGCACATTGCCGGCAGCGTTCCCGTTGTCCGCAGCGTCTGGCGCGAAGGAAGCCGCGTCGCATGA
- the phnL gene encoding phosphonate C-P lyase system protein PhnL: MTAMIDVADARKTFTMHLQGGIELPVVSGVTFQVDPGECVVLSGPSGAGKSSILKMIFGNYRCDGGRIGIRHRGALIDLASAEPRQVLNVRRSTIGYVSQFLRAVPRVATIDVVAEPLIVNGMARAEAQARAGELLHRLNIPERLWQLPPATFSGGEQQRVNIARGFISDLPILLLDEPTASLDAANRAVVVELIAEKKRQGVAMVAIVHDDEIRHLIADRIVDVTSFAVAA; this comes from the coding sequence ATGACCGCCATGATCGACGTCGCCGATGCCAGGAAGACCTTTACGATGCACCTGCAGGGCGGCATCGAACTGCCCGTCGTCAGCGGCGTGACCTTCCAGGTCGATCCCGGCGAGTGCGTCGTGCTGTCGGGGCCGTCAGGCGCCGGCAAGTCGTCGATCCTGAAGATGATCTTCGGCAACTACCGCTGTGATGGCGGTCGCATCGGAATCCGCCACCGCGGCGCGCTGATCGATCTCGCCAGCGCCGAGCCGCGGCAGGTGCTCAACGTCCGCCGTTCCACCATCGGCTATGTCAGCCAGTTCCTGCGGGCGGTGCCGCGGGTCGCCACGATCGACGTCGTCGCCGAGCCGCTGATCGTCAACGGCATGGCCCGCGCCGAGGCGCAAGCCCGCGCCGGCGAGTTGCTGCATCGTCTCAACATCCCGGAGCGGCTCTGGCAGCTTCCGCCCGCGACCTTCTCCGGCGGTGAGCAGCAGCGCGTCAACATTGCGCGTGGGTTCATCTCGGACCTGCCGATCCTGCTGCTCGACGAGCCCACCGCCTCACTCGATGCCGCCAACCGTGCCGTCGTGGTCGAGCTGATCGCCGAGAAAAAGCGCCAGGGCGTCGCCATGGTCGCCATTGTCCATGACGACGAAATCCGCCATCTGATCGCCGACCGCATCGTCGACGTCACCAGCTTTGCCGTCGCGGCCTGA
- a CDS encoding pyridoxamine 5'-phosphate oxidase family protein codes for MSVIETVEQLEAIYGVTNDASTVKVADHVTPLYRIYIEKAPFAALATIGPEGIDCSPRGDLPGFVRVHDPRTLMLPDRRGNNRVDSLRNIVRDPRVSLMFLIPGSGNAVRANGRAHLSIDPDLLASFKVEGKAPRSVMVMNVDEIYFQCARAIVRSDLWNPDKRVDPKKLPTPGQILAEMSDNKVGGAEYDRVWPERAAATMW; via the coding sequence ATGTCGGTGATCGAAACGGTCGAGCAGCTCGAGGCCATTTACGGCGTCACCAATGACGCTTCGACCGTGAAAGTCGCCGACCATGTCACGCCCCTCTACCGCATCTACATCGAGAAGGCGCCGTTCGCGGCGCTCGCCACCATCGGGCCGGAGGGGATCGATTGCTCACCGCGTGGCGATCTGCCCGGCTTCGTCCGTGTCCATGATCCCAGGACGCTGATGCTGCCGGATCGCCGCGGCAACAACCGCGTCGATTCCCTGCGCAACATCGTGCGCGATCCCAGGGTGTCGCTGATGTTCCTGATTCCCGGCTCCGGCAATGCGGTCCGCGCCAACGGCCGCGCGCATCTTTCCATCGATCCGGACCTGCTGGCATCGTTCAAGGTCGAGGGCAAGGCGCCACGCAGCGTCATGGTGATGAATGTGGACGAGATCTACTTCCAGTGCGCCCGCGCCATCGTGCGCTCCGACCTCTGGAATCCCGACAAGCGCGTCGACCCGAAGAAGCTGCCGACGCCCGGCCAGATCCTCGCCGAGATGAGCGACAACAAAGTCGGCGGTGCGGAATACGACCGCGTCTGGCCTGAACGGGCCGCGGCGACGATGTGGTGA